The following are encoded in a window of Candidatus Microthrix parvicella Bio17-1 genomic DNA:
- a CDS encoding UPF0182 family protein has protein sequence MGSRKVLVGIVAALIGLLVALRLAAEVHLEYLWYDSVGQAGTWLTTSGAKVLLGAVFSLVFFLACLSSLTVADRVSRRQELLGADEFILRYHELVGSRHRVVRVVAALVLALAAGLPAVKAWETWLLFLNGSKVGIADPQFGYDLGYYFFTLPFLEYVLSWLFAALITIALATGGVYYLNGSLRPRGARRAGIGTPAVKAHLSVLLAALALVKAAEYYLVRRPALTFTEGRVFDGAGYTAINAQLPATLLLTLVSLFCAGLLIYNVRRRGWGLPVVALTLWMAVAVLGAGVLPAVVQRFQVDPQKAAREISFIERNQAATKAAYGLDTLTTDKFDYTEAVSDAEVDAALPVIQRVPVLDPTLIGDTFRAQQSKKPQFSMGEVFLDRYVINGSEQPAVLSVRNLSRNDLPGRSWEQEHLVYTAGLGVALASADKVAADGRPDYLIQDLPVQTTDDFKLDKPQVYFGRGLADWYAIAGTSREDGERFDGSTGIALGSVWRQLETSLRFGAIDPLISSSVDKNSRLLMRRDPNERLSALAPFVSWSSEALPVVSNGRVMYLQMGYTTVSTYPYAQFSPTDDLPEGSDLRTRRFNSMRAAVVATIDAYDGSVKMYRIDREFTDGAATKEDPVIAAWQRALPQLFTPFDKLPADLREHLQYPDELLRVQSRMYGRYHVEDPESFFDGSENWVVARNPGNDVAEATGQSAGRIAPTQLLLDRDGTPGFVRTRPLTPGTEEAARADLSANLVGDSDPERFGKLTSYTMNTVDANGQRRAGAEVENPTRAQVAINNDPRISQKITLLNQSGSNVQFGAMMLVPVGESIFYIRPLYVVGKGEDSSPALNQVVVVWKGSAYLGDTAEDGIRNAVAGRKVVAPEASGVSPNSNPEAEVPTATTSPAGSESATPTTALPVDGTTTAPELIAQAIGLMDEADRAKGDEGGLAAYEQKNTEARALLDRAAKLLGEAQPATPAPSTTPAPSTTPAPSTTPAPSTTPPAAPTTKPTSTTTP, from the coding sequence ATGGGATCCCGCAAGGTGCTGGTGGGGATCGTGGCGGCGCTGATCGGCCTGTTGGTCGCTCTGCGCCTCGCTGCGGAGGTGCATCTCGAGTACCTCTGGTACGACTCGGTTGGGCAGGCCGGGACCTGGTTGACCACCAGTGGTGCCAAAGTGCTCCTCGGCGCAGTGTTTTCACTGGTGTTCTTCCTGGCGTGCCTGTCCAGCCTGACCGTGGCCGACCGCGTGTCCCGTCGGCAGGAACTGCTGGGCGCCGACGAGTTCATCCTGCGCTACCACGAACTGGTTGGATCACGTCACCGGGTGGTTCGGGTGGTGGCTGCGCTGGTGCTCGCCTTGGCCGCCGGGTTACCCGCCGTGAAGGCCTGGGAGACCTGGCTGCTGTTTCTCAACGGATCCAAGGTGGGCATTGCCGACCCCCAGTTCGGCTACGACCTTGGGTACTACTTTTTCACGCTGCCGTTTCTCGAGTACGTGCTCAGCTGGCTGTTCGCGGCGCTGATCACCATCGCTCTGGCCACCGGAGGGGTGTATTACCTGAACGGCTCGCTGCGCCCGCGGGGGGCCCGACGGGCCGGTATCGGCACGCCGGCGGTCAAAGCGCACCTGTCGGTGTTGCTGGCGGCGCTGGCCCTGGTCAAGGCCGCCGAGTACTACCTGGTTCGTCGTCCGGCGCTGACGTTCACCGAGGGCCGGGTGTTCGACGGTGCCGGGTACACGGCCATCAACGCCCAACTCCCAGCGACGTTGCTGCTCACATTGGTTTCGCTGTTCTGCGCCGGTCTGCTGATCTACAACGTGCGGCGTCGTGGTTGGGGCCTGCCGGTGGTGGCGCTCACGCTGTGGATGGCCGTTGCGGTGCTGGGTGCCGGCGTCCTGCCGGCCGTGGTGCAACGCTTCCAGGTCGATCCGCAGAAGGCCGCTCGGGAGATCAGCTTCATCGAGCGCAACCAGGCCGCCACCAAGGCCGCGTATGGGCTCGACACCTTGACGACCGACAAGTTCGACTACACCGAGGCGGTCTCAGACGCTGAGGTCGACGCCGCCCTTCCGGTGATCCAACGGGTGCCGGTGCTGGACCCCACACTGATTGGCGACACGTTTCGCGCTCAACAGTCCAAGAAGCCTCAGTTCTCCATGGGGGAGGTGTTCCTGGATCGGTATGTGATCAACGGCTCGGAACAACCGGCAGTGTTGTCGGTGCGAAACCTGTCGCGCAACGACCTGCCGGGCCGCTCCTGGGAGCAGGAACACCTGGTGTACACCGCCGGGCTGGGTGTGGCGCTGGCGTCTGCCGACAAGGTGGCCGCAGACGGTCGCCCCGACTACCTCATCCAAGACCTGCCGGTGCAGACCACCGACGACTTCAAGCTCGACAAACCACAGGTGTACTTCGGCCGGGGTCTTGCCGATTGGTATGCCATCGCCGGCACCTCCCGAGAGGACGGCGAACGCTTTGACGGGTCCACCGGCATCGCGTTGGGCAGCGTGTGGCGTCAGCTCGAAACCTCGCTGCGTTTCGGAGCAATCGACCCGCTGATCTCGTCCTCGGTAGACAAGAACTCCCGTCTCCTGATGCGTCGTGACCCCAACGAACGGTTGTCGGCCTTGGCACCGTTCGTGTCGTGGTCATCCGAGGCGCTGCCGGTGGTGTCGAACGGGCGGGTGATGTATCTCCAGATGGGTTACACCACCGTGTCGACCTATCCGTACGCACAGTTTTCACCCACCGACGACCTTCCGGAAGGGTCCGACCTGCGGACGCGGCGCTTCAACTCGATGCGCGCCGCCGTAGTGGCAACGATCGATGCCTACGACGGCTCGGTCAAGATGTATCGGATCGACCGCGAGTTCACAGATGGTGCGGCGACCAAGGAGGATCCGGTGATCGCTGCGTGGCAGCGGGCACTGCCACAGCTGTTCACCCCGTTCGACAAGCTGCCCGCCGACCTGCGCGAGCACCTCCAGTATCCCGATGAACTGTTGCGGGTTCAGAGCCGCATGTACGGGCGCTATCACGTCGAGGACCCCGAGTCGTTCTTCGACGGGTCTGAGAACTGGGTGGTGGCCCGCAACCCGGGCAACGATGTGGCTGAGGCCACCGGCCAGAGCGCGGGGCGCATCGCCCCCACCCAGTTGCTACTTGACCGCGACGGTACGCCGGGATTCGTGCGGACCCGACCGTTGACCCCGGGCACCGAGGAGGCGGCACGGGCCGATTTGTCCGCCAATCTGGTGGGTGACTCCGACCCGGAGCGCTTCGGCAAGCTCACCTCGTACACGATGAACACGGTGGACGCCAATGGGCAGCGCCGTGCGGGCGCCGAGGTTGAGAACCCAACCAGAGCGCAGGTGGCCATCAACAACGACCCGCGGATTTCGCAGAAGATCACGCTGCTCAACCAGAGCGGGTCCAACGTGCAGTTCGGGGCCATGATGTTGGTGCCCGTCGGCGAAAGCATCTTCTACATTCGACCCCTGTACGTGGTTGGCAAGGGCGAGGACTCCTCCCCGGCGCTGAACCAGGTTGTGGTGGTGTGGAAGGGATCGGCCTACCTGGGCGACACCGCTGAGGACGGCATCCGCAACGCCGTGGCCGGGCGCAAGGTGGTCGCCCCCGAAGCATCAGGTGTGTCTCCCAACTCCAACCCCGAGGCTGAGGTCCCTACCGCCACCACCTCACCGGCCGGATCAGAGTCGGCGACTCCGACCACGGCACTCCCGGTCGACGGCACCACCACCGCACCGGAGCTGATCGCCCAGGCAATCGGGTTGATGGACGAGGCGGATCGGGCCAAGGGCGACGAGGGCGGGCTGGCCGCCTACGAGCAAAAGAACACCGAGGCCCGGGCTCTGTTGGACCGGGCGGCCAAGCTGCTGGGCGAGGCCCAACCGGCCACGCCCGCTCCATCGACCACGCCCGCTCCATCGACCACGCCCGCTCCATCGACCACGCCCGCTCCATCGACCACGCCTCCGGCTGCGCCCACCACCAAGCCCACCTCGACGACCACGCCGTAG
- a CDS encoding DivIVA domain-containing protein, whose product MAEPMRAPRGGQIDDLEQREFSRVRKGYEPSEVRATLVQTAAELRRLRAERGRLSDELSAAHAETERVRRQSESAPVVLPDDSELTRVLGEEMVKLLDDARTTAAGIGERAAATADGVKAEAEAEAEERMERLEHELAERRAEAEAEEREILERANTVLAERTEAADEAAAELAKLAEAELAEARDAAREHIEAGKDEGRRLVVEAKTFRERILRDLAGRRKLARKQLEAMRAAQERLLGAFTACAVAVESATSELHTALPEAKVAADDAAKRVTDDIEDVVVAMEAAIATGELPAVVLGEIGRPDLSGRTRLTSAALPVRHPKDADAEQTDQAVDEPAPPVPAESDQDHRDSADESAEDAAEPATEAKVGLLPSSDEPDSSEEPALEAEPGEDDSIAEDPETTGEHATLRVNTDSEWTKIDVDDLLEATAATSGSAMEAEPATSPRDHLRLVPVDESLDTEADPAAEAENDMVVLGEKRDAEVDGDEEAHQGEVGDIFSRLRAERDEAVTQARQTLGVSDGFDADSEIADGVEDILEMDVDEAEEEPLSAMAGSEADQILDGRDDSIGPIERGVSRRVKRLVDDEQNQLLDSLRRSRRNVTVSNLLPDADDQVETFAELLVSDLTDAVAAGAASVAARSGTPVALGRANLERLAQQLRPTIAARLVSPWRAEVAAIVAREADRAQLGEALRSAYRERKTVALPELASGVVVVAYNVGVAAAAKAGPGLEWVLDHGGDAVDAHLPRVRGGNPGDVVEVLSAPEVPVGCRCLLVTRLR is encoded by the coding sequence ATGGCCGAGCCCATGCGAGCCCCCAGGGGGGGACAGATCGACGACCTTGAGCAGCGCGAATTCTCACGTGTGAGAAAGGGCTATGAGCCCTCCGAAGTGCGCGCCACACTCGTGCAGACAGCAGCTGAGCTCCGGCGCCTACGCGCCGAACGGGGCAGGTTGTCCGATGAGCTGTCGGCTGCTCACGCAGAGACCGAGCGGGTTCGACGACAGAGCGAGTCTGCGCCGGTGGTGCTGCCCGACGACTCCGAACTCACCCGTGTGTTGGGCGAGGAGATGGTGAAGCTGCTCGACGATGCGCGCACCACCGCCGCCGGAATCGGGGAGCGGGCTGCAGCGACCGCGGACGGGGTCAAGGCCGAGGCCGAGGCCGAGGCCGAGGAGCGCATGGAACGCTTGGAGCACGAACTCGCCGAACGCCGAGCGGAAGCGGAGGCGGAGGAGCGCGAGATCCTTGAGCGGGCCAACACCGTGCTGGCCGAGCGCACCGAGGCGGCGGATGAGGCTGCGGCCGAATTGGCCAAACTGGCCGAGGCCGAGCTGGCCGAGGCTCGTGACGCGGCACGCGAGCACATTGAGGCAGGCAAGGACGAGGGTCGGCGCCTGGTGGTGGAGGCCAAGACGTTCCGCGAACGGATTCTGCGCGACCTGGCCGGCCGTAGGAAGTTGGCCCGTAAGCAGCTCGAGGCCATGCGCGCCGCTCAGGAGCGGCTGCTGGGAGCGTTCACTGCGTGCGCGGTGGCCGTCGAATCGGCCACGAGTGAGCTGCACACGGCGTTACCGGAGGCCAAGGTGGCGGCTGACGATGCCGCCAAGCGGGTCACCGACGACATCGAGGACGTGGTCGTGGCCATGGAGGCCGCCATTGCCACCGGCGAACTGCCGGCGGTGGTACTGGGCGAGATCGGTCGTCCGGACCTCTCGGGCCGAACACGGCTGACGTCGGCGGCGCTGCCGGTTCGCCATCCGAAGGATGCCGATGCGGAGCAAACCGACCAGGCCGTCGACGAACCGGCGCCACCGGTGCCCGCCGAGAGCGACCAGGACCATCGTGACTCAGCGGATGAATCTGCAGAGGATGCCGCAGAGCCTGCCACCGAGGCGAAGGTGGGGCTGCTCCCATCCAGCGACGAACCCGACTCCTCCGAAGAACCTGCGTTGGAAGCCGAGCCTGGCGAGGACGACTCGATTGCCGAGGATCCCGAGACGACCGGTGAGCATGCCACGCTGCGCGTGAACACCGATTCTGAATGGACGAAGATCGACGTCGACGACCTGCTGGAGGCCACCGCAGCCACCTCCGGGTCGGCGATGGAAGCCGAGCCGGCCACGTCGCCGCGCGATCACCTTCGCCTTGTCCCGGTCGACGAATCGCTCGACACCGAAGCCGACCCAGCCGCCGAAGCCGAGAACGACATGGTGGTTCTGGGCGAGAAACGCGACGCTGAGGTCGACGGTGACGAAGAAGCTCATCAGGGGGAGGTGGGCGACATCTTCTCCAGATTGCGTGCGGAGCGCGATGAGGCGGTGACGCAGGCTCGACAGACCCTCGGAGTCTCCGATGGCTTCGATGCCGACTCCGAGATCGCTGACGGGGTGGAGGACATCCTCGAGATGGACGTTGACGAGGCGGAGGAGGAGCCCCTCTCGGCCATGGCCGGCTCCGAGGCCGATCAGATTCTCGACGGGCGCGACGACTCGATCGGACCCATCGAACGCGGTGTGTCCCGACGGGTCAAGCGGCTTGTCGACGATGAGCAGAATCAGCTGCTGGATTCGTTGCGACGAAGCCGCCGCAACGTCACGGTGTCCAACCTGCTGCCCGACGCCGATGATCAGGTGGAGACCTTCGCCGAGCTCTTGGTCTCGGATCTGACCGATGCGGTTGCCGCCGGTGCCGCATCGGTGGCCGCCCGCTCCGGCACTCCGGTCGCCCTCGGCAGAGCAAATCTGGAGCGCCTGGCGCAGCAGTTGCGGCCCACGATCGCAGCCAGGCTCGTGAGCCCTTGGCGCGCCGAGGTCGCCGCGATCGTCGCCAGGGAGGCTGACCGGGCCCAACTGGGAGAGGCGCTGCGGTCGGCTTACCGGGAACGGAAGACGGTGGCACTCCCGGAGCTGGCGTCAGGCGTGGTGGTGGTGGCCTACAACGTGGGCGTGGCCGCTGCGGCCAAGGCCGGGCCGGGTCTGGAATGGGTCCTGGATCATGGTGGGGACGCCGTCGATGCGCACCTGCCGCGGGTGCGTGGTGGAAATCCTGGTGATGTGGTGGAGGTGCTGTCGGCCCCCGAGGTGCCGGTCGGTTGTCGCTGCCTGTTGGTGACACGCCTCCGCTGA
- a CDS encoding DUF368 domain-containing protein: MGSADIVPGVSGGTIALVLGIYTHLIDTVRDGASVLGAAVKGDFSGVVERFKAVDWAFLIPLLVGIGVAVIALSHTIEHLLETQPVRMSAAFFGLVIGSIVVTAQRFKPDPVRMATLLGVAIVAFFVLGLRSGTVDDPALPFVFIAGAIAICAMILPGISGSFLLLMMGLYETVLGAVSDRDLVFIAVFGLGAVLGLAGFSTVLHWALHHYHQLMLAGLTGLMLGSLRVLWPWREVPAGKEFQDVSNMSMPSGDVWMPILLAVVGGVLVIGLSILAGDDSEDEVEDEDEVQTTSVG, from the coding sequence ATGGGGAGCGCCGACATCGTGCCAGGCGTTTCGGGTGGGACGATCGCCCTGGTGCTGGGGATCTACACCCACCTGATCGACACCGTGCGCGACGGCGCCTCGGTGCTGGGTGCGGCGGTCAAGGGCGACTTCTCCGGCGTCGTTGAAAGGTTCAAGGCGGTCGACTGGGCGTTCCTCATCCCGTTGCTCGTCGGCATCGGCGTGGCGGTGATCGCCCTCTCCCACACCATCGAGCACCTGCTCGAGACCCAACCGGTGCGCATGTCGGCAGCCTTCTTCGGTCTGGTGATCGGCTCGATCGTCGTGACCGCCCAGCGGTTCAAGCCCGATCCTGTGCGTATGGCCACCCTGCTGGGCGTCGCAATCGTTGCGTTCTTTGTGCTCGGCCTGCGATCCGGCACGGTCGACGATCCGGCGCTTCCCTTTGTATTCATCGCCGGTGCAATCGCCATCTGCGCCATGATCCTTCCGGGCATCTCCGGCTCGTTTCTCCTGTTGATGATGGGGCTGTACGAGACCGTGCTCGGGGCGGTGAGCGACCGCGACCTGGTGTTCATCGCCGTATTCGGTCTGGGCGCCGTGCTTGGCCTCGCCGGTTTCTCCACCGTGCTGCACTGGGCGCTGCACCACTACCACCAGTTGATGTTGGCCGGGCTCACCGGGCTCATGCTGGGCTCGCTTCGGGTGCTGTGGCCCTGGCGCGAGGTACCGGCGGGCAAGGAGTTTCAGGATGTCAGCAACATGTCGATGCCTTCGGGCGACGTTTGGATGCCGATCCTGCTGGCCGTGGTCGGCGGCGTCCTGGTCATCGGCCTGAGCATCCTCGCCGGGGATGATTCCGAAGACGAGGTCGAGGACGAGGACGAGGTTCAAACCACGTCCGTCGGCTGA